The following are from one region of the Arachis duranensis cultivar V14167 chromosome 10, aradu.V14167.gnm2.J7QH, whole genome shotgun sequence genome:
- the LOC127742899 gene encoding uncharacterized protein LOC127742899: MLNYLWQLQGGYSNFRVYSSQRCIQELDARKANCFSCARLSSRYDEHRVDQRKWLLLSEKTKLDPKSLPLCITYGYLGKVDCLKRVFIPVSETTDEGHEHWYLVVIDRVKGQIILLDPLPIEKQFKRKRTALKLAIYLDEVLEDRSFYDFETTPNLISSQFEFEEPEGLLTLEAGSSDAGVWVASWMIACFEDDNFNIKVDDGVRMKIAVSLVLKIHNTISYTVKNNAIENLNKLNDNHHRDDYEFPQD; encoded by the exons atgttaaattatcTTTGGCAGCTACAAGGAGGATATAGTAATTTCAGAGTTTACAGCTCGCAGAGATGTATTCAGGAGCTTGATGCCAGGAAAGCCAATTGTTTCTCTTGTGCTAGACTTAGTAGCAGATATGATGAGCATAGAGTTGACCAGAGAAAGTGGTTATTG CTGTCAGAGAAGACAAAATTGGATCCTAAAAGTCTGCCACTTTGTATCACATATGGTTATTTGGGCAAAGTTGACTGCTTAAAAAGA GTCTTTATCCCTGTATCTGAGACTACTGACGAAGGTCATGAACACTGGTACCTCGTAGTGATTGATCGTGTTAAAGGACAAATCATTTTGCTAGACCCATTACCCATTGAGAAACAGTTCAAGCGAAAGAGGACAGCCTTGAAATTA GCCATTTATTTGGACGAGGTATTGGAAGATCGTTCATTCTATGACTTTGAGACCACTCCAAATCTGATTTCTTCacaatttgaatttgaagagcCGGAAGGCCTTCTGACCCTCGAAGCTGGATC GAGTGACGCGGGTGTATGGGTTGCAAGTTGGATGATAGCTTGTTTTGAAGATGATAATTTTAACATAAAG gtGGATGATGGGGTTCGCATGAAGATTGCAGTCTCACTCGTGTTAAAGATTCATAATACGATCAGCTATACGGTCAAAAATAATGCCATTGAAAATCTTAATAAGCTGAATGATAATCACCATCGTGATGATTATGAATTTCCACAAGATTAG
- the LOC107469534 gene encoding rac-like GTP-binding protein RHO1 has translation LDNQYATCVHLRDDKQFFLDHPGAAPITTVQGEELRKLIGAPVYIECSSKTQQNVKAIFDAAIKVVLQPPKQKKKKRKGQKTCSIL, from the exons CTTGACAACCAATATGCGACTTGTGTACATCTTCGGGATGATAAGCAGTTTTTTCTAGATCATCCTGGTGCAGCGCCTATCACCACAGTGCAG GGTGAGGAACTGAGAAAACTTATTGGTGCTCCAGTTTACATCGAATGTAGTTCAAAAACACAGCAG AATGTGAAGGCTATTTTTGATGCGGCCATCAAAGTAGTTCTCCAGCCTCCaaagcagaagaaaaagaagagaaagggtCAAAAAACCTGTTCCATATTGTGA